The following are encoded in a window of Thamnophis elegans isolate rThaEle1 chromosome 14, rThaEle1.pri, whole genome shotgun sequence genomic DNA:
- the LOC116517510 gene encoding transmembrane protein 100-like has protein sequence MMNCKSNSLTCLQGGKSGLPVAATTDSTATLNKLALATGGTEKSWYRCIFPFGIVALVIGIAAICITFTINGPQMDIAKVVSVATLLFGIGLLVAALVCWRAKRERQRKKQREEPLPLEPGGL, from the coding sequence ATGATGAACTGTAAGTCCAACTCGCTGACTTGCCTCCAAGGGGGAAAATCAGGGCTGCCTGTAGCTGCCACCACGGACTCCACCGCCACTTTGAATAAGCTAGCCCTGGCCACGGGGGGCACCGAGAAGTCGTGGTACCGTTGCATCTTCCCCTTTGGCATCGTTGCCTTGGTGATCGGCATTGCCGCCATCTGCATCACCTTCACCATCAATGGGCCCCAGATGGACATTGCCAAGGTGGTCTCAGTGGCCACTTTGCTCTTTGGAATCGGCCTCCTGGTGGCTGCCTTGGTCTGCTGGCGGGCCAAACGAGAGCGTCAACGGAAGAAGCAGCGGGAAGAGCCCCTTCCCTTAGAGCCGGGGGGTCTCTGA